The nucleotide sequence TTCACGAGTTCCGCAATGCGTTCGACGAGCCTGGCTTTGTTGGTCTGATATGGGATCTCGTTGATCGCGATAAGCTCTCTATCACCGCGAGCTATCGGTTCTATGACGGCCTTTGCCCTGATTTTCAACGAGCCCCTTCCGGTCTTGTAAGCGCTGGCGATCCCATCGCGACCATCTATGAAACCGCCGGTGGGGAAATCAGGCCCGGGGATGAACTTCATCAGTTCGTCAATGGTGATTGAAGGCTTGTCGATGATCGCGACGCAGCCATTGATGATCTCGGCAAGGTTATGAGGCGGAATTTTCGTCGCCATCCCTACAGCGATGCCGTCGGAGCCGTTTATCAAAAGGTTTGGAATCCTGGAGGGAAGCACGCAAGGTTCCACTGTGGTGCCATCGAAGTTGGGGACGAAGTCAACGGTCTCCTTGTCGATATCAGCGAGCATCTGCTCGGCGATCGAGCGGAGTCTGGCCTCGGTGTACCTGTAGGCCGCTGCGGAATCTCCATCTATGGAGCCGAAGTTTCCCTGCCCCTCGATGAGGGTGTAGCGCATATTCCAGTCCTGCGCCATTCTCACCATAGTGTCGTAGACGGCAGCGTCTCCATGTGGATGGTATTTCTTCAGAACTTCGCCGACGACTCCGGCAGACTTCGAAAAGCGCTTGCTTGAAAGAAGCCCTTCTCTCAGCATCGCGTAGAGGATCCTCCGGTGCGCAGGCTTGAGGCCATCGCGAACATCGGGAATCGCCCTTCCTATGATCACGCTCATCGCGTAATCCAGGTAGGAGCTTTTCATTTCCTCTTCTATATTTATGGGGAGAACCTCTGAGGTTCGGTTCATGACGGTAGATCCTCCATAATGTTGGATGTTTTATTGCGGTCCTTAAAGCGATTTCTCCGCAAATCAAATTCGCGGGATTTTGCATCCCGGTAGCATAAAAGTCAACGGTAAGTTGCCCTCCAAATGCCGCAAACTCCGCTCCGGAGATGTAGGTTTTACAAGGGTTTGCGCATGCACAGCTGAAGTTACAAAAAGCCCTTTCCGAAAAGGAAAATGCTTGTACATCCACCGCAAAATCAGGCGATACCTACATTCAACGACGATTTTTATTTGACATGACAGTCCCCATCGCGTACATTGCGCTCCACGGTGAGCGGGAAATGCACGGCATCTCTGAGTCTCAGCGTTCACGATTGCCGAATCCAATAACGGGAGGAGGTGAAAACAAATGACAAAGGCAGAACTCATCAACTACGTTTCCAAGGATTGCAAGATTTCGAAGGCTCTGGCGGAAAAGGCTCTCAACTCGATCACGCACAATATAGGCAAATGCCTTCGCAAGGGTGACAAGATAACGCTCACGAATTTCGGAACGTTCTACGTCTCCAAGCGCCGCGCTCGTACAGGCCGCAACCCGCAGACTGGCGCGGTGATCCAGATCAAGGCTCGCAAGGTGCCGCGTTTCAAACCGGGTAAGCAGCTTAAGGATTGGGCTATGTAATTTTGCTTCAGACTTTTTGAAAAAGGCGTTCCCGAACGGAACGCCTTTTTTATTTCGCCAAAAATAATTCAAATGAGCCGATCATTCAACCGACGTTCATGTATTCCCTGACCCTCAAAGGAACGCCGAGCTCTTTCGCTCTCGCCTCGCAGGCCTGCACATCCTGACCCGGCACGGTGACCACCGAGGCGACCACTTCCGGAATGAATTTTTTGGCTTCGACTATAAAATCGCAAACGGCGCCATAGGCTGCCTCGCCGTATTTCGACGGGCACACCTTGGCATAGAACTCCGCATTTGGCGCGTTTAAGGATATCGAGATGGAATCGATCAGCCCTGTGAGTTCCGGCAGGACATTTCTTCCATAGAAAAGGTTGGCGAGCCCGTCCGTGTTCAACCTGACGCGCTTCACTCCGCACTGTTTCATCCTCTCAGCGATAACTTTTACAAGTTCGATGCGCCTGGTGGGCTCCCCATAGCCGCAGAAAACCACCTCATTATAGGCCTCGGGCTGACCGATGGACCGAAAGACCTCGTCAACATCCGGCTCATGATCGAGCTTCAGGTAGTGTCCTTTCACTTCGAAGTCGATGAACTTCGGGCAGAACTTGCACGCAAGATTGCATCCGTTTGTTATATTGAGATAGAGGGAATTCCTGATCACATAGGCGATCGACCTCTCCACCTCCGATCCTGGAAGGGAAAAAAGCCGCCTGGCGTTCAGCGAAGTGACACGCGCCACATCGGCCACGGAAAGGGACTTCAGCTTCGCGATCTTTTCGGCTACGAGAGTAACGAATGCGGGCTCATTTCGCTTTCCCCTGTGATGAGCTGGGGCCAGGAAGGGACAGTCCGTTTCTATCAGCATCTTCTCGAGAGGGACTACGCTAGCCACCTCCTGAAGAGTCGAGGCATTATCAAATGTGACGATTCCGGGGATGGATATCAGGAAGCCCATCGATAAAACCTCCTCGGCAAAGCGAAGGTCTCCGGAAAAACAATGAAAGACTCCTCCCCTTTCAGAGATACCCACATCCTTTATCACAGCGATGACATCATCATGCGCATCCCTGTCATGAATGACGACCGGTTTATCGACGAGCCGCGCCATCTCGAGCGAACGCCTGAAGACCTCCCTCTGCACTTCCGGAGAAGAATGCTTGTGAAAATAATCGAGCCCTGTTTCTCCTATCGCCACGACCTTGGGATCTGAGGCGAGCGCCCTCAATTCATCATAGTGAGAGGGGATAACTGAACCGGCATCGTGCGGATGAATTCCAACCGTGGCAAATATCCTGGGGTCTTTTCTGGCCAGATCGAGAGCC is from Myxococcales bacterium and encodes:
- a CDS encoding YchF/TatD family DNA exonuclease; the protein is MQKSPKFIDSHAHLSSEKYEHDIEDVLSRSWEAGLEFIINIGSGYGLDGNVRALDLARKDPRIFATVGIHPHDAGSVIPSHYDELRALASDPKVVAIGETGLDYFHKHSSPEVQREVFRRSLEMARLVDKPVVIHDRDAHDDVIAVIKDVGISERGGVFHCFSGDLRFAEEVLSMGFLISIPGIVTFDNASTLQEVASVVPLEKMLIETDCPFLAPAHHRGKRNEPAFVTLVAEKIAKLKSLSVADVARVTSLNARRLFSLPGSEVERSIAYVIRNSLYLNITNGCNLACKFCPKFIDFEVKGHYLKLDHEPDVDEVFRSIGQPEAYNEVVFCGYGEPTRRIELVKVIAERMKQCGVKRVRLNTDGLANLFYGRNVLPELTGLIDSISISLNAPNAEFYAKVCPSKYGEAAYGAVCDFIVEAKKFIPEVVASVVTVPGQDVQACEARAKELGVPLRVREYMNVG
- a CDS encoding HU family DNA-binding protein; amino-acid sequence: MTKAELINYVSKDCKISKALAEKALNSITHNIGKCLRKGDKITLTNFGTFYVSKRRARTGRNPQTGAVIQIKARKVPRFKPGKQLKDWAM